The Glycine soja cultivar W05 chromosome 6, ASM419377v2, whole genome shotgun sequence genome has a window encoding:
- the LOC114417370 gene encoding dr1-associated corepressor homolog yields the protein MRKKLDTRFPAARIKKIMQADEDVGKIALAVPVLVSKALELFLQDLCDRTYEVTLQRGAKTMNSLHLKHCVQSYSVFDFLRDIVSRVPDYGHGHGHGHSEAGADDRALPKRRKAVGDDGNDSDEEAKRSKMRELGHTGTPGRGRGRGRGRGRGRGARTIERDICHQQVESEPCTSILQSSNDIPNTSVPIDNGPQSKELPKENFVISEESTQSFRNIDLNANLNENEDKNAGTAVPASLPEPTSMDTAMEIKHEEIPGWSLSDVDKMGIDTMQLANLGSRLEEDEEDYDEEG from the exons ATGCGGAAGAAGCTCGATACCCGTTTCCCCgct GCTCGGATAAAGAAGATAATGCAAGCAGATGAGGATGTCGGAAAGATAGCGTTGGCAGTTCCTGTTTTAGTTT CTAAAGCTCTGGAGTTATTTTTGCAAGATCTTTGTGACCGCACTTATGAAGTAACCCTTCAGAGAGGAGCAAAGACCATGAATTCATTGCATTT GAAACATTGTGTACAAAGTTATAGTGTTTTTGACTTTCTAAGAGACATTGTCAGCAGAGTTCCTGACTATGGGCATGGCCATGGCCATGGCCATTCAGAGGCTGGAGCTGATGATCGTGCACTTCCAAAGAGAAG GAAAGCTGTTGGTGACGACGGCAATGACAGTGATGAAGAGGCTAAGAGGAGTAAGATG cGTGAGCTGGGCCACACTGGCACTCCTGGTAGGGGAAGAGGCCGAGGTAGAGGAAGAGGCCGTGGCCGAGGGGCTCGAACTATTGAAAGAGATATCTGTCATCAGCAGGTTGAATCCGAGCCTTGCACCTCTATTCTGCAAAGTAGCAATGATATTCCTAACACTAGTGTGCCAATAGATAATGGTCCACAATCCAAGGAGTTACCAAAGGAGAACTTTGTGATTTCTGAGGAAAGTACTCAATCTTTCCGCAACATTGATCTGAATGCTAACTTAAATGAAAACGAAGACAAAAATGCTGGCACAGCTGTTCCGGCTTCATTGCCTGAGCCCACTTCCATGGACACTGCCATGGAGATTAAACATGAAGAAATTCCAGGCTGGTCCCTATCTGATGTGGACAAGATGGGCATTGACACTATGCAGCTTGCAAACCTAGGTAGTCGACtagaagaggacgaagaagatTATGACGAGGAAGGGTAA
- the LOC114416382 gene encoding zinc finger protein 3-like — translation MASSHFLEGCPSEGSSISATSEGISHKPSAEEEKNHDEVTTMKEKDVKSEQDQASNSNSHMVLDFVKLSKDYSIRGSKVELDFFNPMSLGGSSSSRTNNNEGRDENNNEEKSSEAKTFSCNFCKKEFSSSQALGGHQNAHKQERALAKRRQGIDAGAFGNPHFLYYPYHPTHSFYGSYNRALGVRMESMIHKPSYPSPSLGFRFGQGWSRSQEMLNPSLDRLRMETLHANSGTRILGSDNTNLRTQDDRGTIGHNIPFLGESSTNVVTKSNSAPLSNLGGDHPKQEAPSSPDSSDEIDLSLKL, via the coding sequence ATGGCATCATCACACTTTTTGGAAGGTTGTCCCTCCGAAGGCTCTAGCATCTCTGCCACCTCCGAAGGCATTTCCCATAAACCAAGTgctgaagaagagaagaatcatGATGAGGTGACAACTATGAAGGAGAAGGATGTCAAATCTGAACAAGATCAGGCTTCCAATTCCAATTCCCACATGGTGTTGGATTTTGTTAAGCtatccaaggattattcaattCGAGGGTCGAAAGTGGAATTGGATTTTTTCAATCCAATGAGCTTGGGGGGTTCATCTTCTTCTAGGACTAACAACAATGAAGGAAGAGATGAGAACAACAATGAAGAGAAATCATCTGAGGCTAAGACTTTTTCTTGCAATTTTTGCAAGAAAGAGTTTTCTTCATCACAAGCTTTGGGAGGACACCAAAATGCTCACAAGCAAGAGCGTGCTCTTGCCAAGCGTCGCCAAGGGATTGATGCTGGTGCTTTTGGCAACCCTCATTTTCTTTATTACCCTTATCATCCCACACACTCCTTTTATGGATCATATAATAGGGCACTTGGGGTTAGAATGGAGTCTATGATCCACAAGCCTTCGTATCCTTCACCCTCACTAGGTTTTAGGTTTGGTCAAGGGTGGTCAAGATCACAAGAGATGCTAAACCCTTCTCTTGATAGATTGAGGATGGAGACTTTGCATGCAAATAGTGGAACTAGGATCCTAGGGAGTGATAATACTAATTTGAGGACACAAGATGATCGTGGTACTATTGGGCACAACATTCCATTCCTTGGAGAATCTTCTACAAATGTTGTTACGAAATCAAACTCAGCCCCATTGAGTAACTTGGGTGGTGATCATCCCAAGCAAGAAGCACCCTCTAGTCCTGATTCTTCTGATGAGATTGATTTGTCACTTAAGCTTTAA
- the LOC114416383 gene encoding mediator of RNA polymerase II transcription subunit 15a-like, whose product MAKCEHHKRALENTFALFQVNKSEITPDFEQRVDNIEKYIYSITKPKYVSSQLQISQVEATSTNIPTSQVMGPHDSHMTQPNSHQVANQSSAADPQEESVKQQGYGNVVQQQTSGEITPPVISTSGILASPLLENCNEENENCQGHIVISDDASPAMQHSINVMNFVSAEALVDSCEDIGMVFHLNDGKSTLEPLNGPPLSAIGSDLEGVNVTDSQARYLTRRKFAPRERNMNHFINSMPASEIFLQLTSSEKLFSNSSTSQENNALSEEIKEINMRLIDTEVVADKGKIVTTAAEGYIAHGEGLTVKLLFNSVSVNVNPMSNHGSYKKPIIQPLWLHIPASYPHCSVAIIDEMPLEARKDLDEDLSMKAKLKLTLCLQRLSQPLSLKDIAVSWDRCVREAICEYAQLFGGGTFTSKYGGWEICPNDI is encoded by the exons ATGGCGAAATGTGAACATCATAAGCGGGCATTGGAAAACACTTTTGCACTCTTCCAAGTGAACAAAAGTGAAATAACCCCTGATTTTGAGCAAAGAGTCGATAATATTGAAAAGTATATATACTCTATTACGAAACCTAAATATGTTTCTTCACAATTGCAAATTTCTCAAGTGGAAGCAACATCTACAAACATACCAACATCACAAGTAATGGGTCCACATGATTCTCATATGACACAGCCAAATTCTCATCAAGTGGCAAACCAATCTAGTGCTGCAGATCCACAAGAAGAGTCTGTTAAACAACAAG GTTATGGAAATGTTGTACAACAACAAACAAGTGGTGAAATAACACCACCTGTCATCAGCACCTCTGGGATTTTAGCTTCACCCTTGCTTGAAAACTGCAATGAAGAGAACGAAAATTGTCAAGGCCATATTGTCATTTCGGATGATGCAAGCCCTGCAATGCAACACTCGATTAATGTG ATGAACTTTGTATCGGCTGAAGCATTGGTGGATTCTTGTGAAGACATTGGAATGGTATTCCATTTGAATGATGGCAAGTCAACATTGGAACCACTAAATGGACCACCACTTAGTGCAATTGGCTCTGACTTGGAGGGAGTTAATGTGACAGATTCACAAGCAAGATATTTGACTCGTCGTAAATTTGCTCCTAGAGAAAGAAATATGAACCATTTCATTAATTCAATGCCTGCAAGTGAAATTTTTTTGCAGTTAACTAGTTCAGAGAAACTTTTCTCAAATTCAAGCACTAGTCAG GAAAATAATGCTCTTTCAGAAGAAATAAAGGAGATAAATATGCGACTGATAGACACTGAGGTAGTTGCTGATAAAGGGAAAATTGTCACCACTGCAGCTGAAGGATATATTGCCCATGGTGAAGGATTAACTGTAAAATTATTGTTCAATTCAGTGAGTGTTAATGTAAACCCAATGTCAAATCATGGTTCTTATAAAAAG CCAATAATTCAACCGCTTTGGTTGCATATTCCTGCAAGTTATCCACATTGCTCGGTTGCCATTATAGATGAAATGCCATTGGAAGCCAG GAAGGACCTAGATGAAGATCTATCAATGAAAGCTAAGTTGAAGTTGACACTTTGTCTCCAAAGGCTAAGTCAACCTTTGTCACTAAAGGATATTGCAGTGTCATGGGATCGTTGTGTTAGAGAAGCAATATGTGAGTATGCgcaactctttggtggaggaacCTTCACCTCAAAATATGGAGGATGGGAGATATGTCCTAATGATATATAA